The proteins below are encoded in one region of Triticum aestivum cultivar Chinese Spring chromosome 1B, IWGSC CS RefSeq v2.1, whole genome shotgun sequence:
- the LOC123134575 gene encoding uncharacterized protein At5g49945 — MAAPSWIRLPRATIILLLLAIHLSLSLAAQFEGFDSDELPSAAAAGVASSDDDDEGLDIDLPPPPPITVSVSAPSPPVTTTTAANPNLTPNPTVTPPNPTPSLDFWDEDEFEGIPVPEAAASGDSSAPAESAPSDPSAEEAAEAAPATPRGPAELIRAFAVEIACVSFLICFVLNYFTGKRQNEAIALAWATKFATRDSIFDKNFSLLGTGDGKDTPLLLKEGQDVFKFYASGRRFCQGVLATMEMRARHDLLSKLLELVFPRKDTITFEVVMNEDAMDHVMVAVARKKAAKAMQKEERDLQKFASVLASAPAGKKWIADELAVVAESKEVAGDMITEAVLDQVLGEKAFEKMGKWFISLHFSDQLAGSYKKVLSFKFVLPDANNMADMTKLVALVPFYIDLVGRYKLSSHARSKTDAARTKAAQEAFRELQGVRQETLLRKKAEKKKLMEEAEAKLSAEVLRKKEEKERNRQMKKGAPKVKMLRS; from the exons ATGGCGGCGCCGAGCTGGATCCGGCTGCCGCGCGCCACCATAATCCTGCTCCTGCTCGCcatccacctctccctctccctcgccgcccAGTTCGAGGGGTTCGACTCCGACGAactgccctccgccgccgccgccggcgtcgcgTCCTCCGACGATGACGACGAGGGCCTCGACATCGACCTCCCGCCCCCTCCGCCCATCACCGTCTCCGTCTCCGCTCCTTCCCCTCCCGTGACCACCACCACTGCCGCAAACCCTAACCTCACCCCCAACCCCACGGTCACGCCCCCGAATCCCACTCCCTCGCTCGACTTCTGGGACGAGGACGAGTTCGAGGGCATCCCCGTTCCAGAAGCGGCAGCCTCCGGCGACTCCTCCGCGCCGGCCGAGTCCGCCCCGTCAGATCCCTCCGCCGAGGAAGCGGCCGAGGCGGCGCCGGCCACGCCAAGGGGCCCCGCGGAGCTCATCCGCGCGTTCGCCGTCGAGATCGCGTGCGTCAGCTTCCTGATCTGCTTCGTGCTCAACTACTTCACTGGGAAGCGGCAGAACGAGGCGATCGCGCTGGCCTGGGCCACCAAGTTCGCCACCAGAGACTCCATCTTCGACAAGAACTTCAGCCTCCTTGGCACCGGCGACGGGAAGGATACGCCACTCCTGCTCAAGGAAGGGCAGGACGTGTTCAAGTTCTACGCCAGCGGCAGGCGCTTCTGCCAGGGGGTGCTCGCCACCATGGAGATGCGTGCGCGGCACGACCTGCTGTCCAAGCTGCTGGAGCTGGTCTTCCCCAGGAAGGACACCATCACGTTCGAGGTGGTGATGAACGAGGATGCCATGGACCACGTGATGGTTGCTGTGGCTAggaagaaggcggccaaggcgaTGCAGAAGGAAGAGAGAGATCTGCAGAAGTTTGCCTCTGTTCTTGCTTCTGCACCCGCTGGGAAGAAGTGGATTGCAGATGAGCTTGCAGTGGTGGCCGAATCAAAGGAGGTTGCTGGGGATATGATCACTGAGGCTGTGCTAGATCAG GTGCTTGGTGAGAAAGCATTTGAGAAAATGGGGAAGTGGTTCATCTCACTTCATTTTTCAGATCAACTGGcaggctcttacaagaaagtcctCTCGTTCAAGTTTGTGCTGCCAGATGCAAACAACATGGCTGATATGACAAAATTAGTTGCTCTTGTGCCATTCTACATTGATTTGGTTGGACGCTACAAGCTGAGCTCACAT GCGCGCTCGAAAACTGATGCTGCTAGGACAAAGGCTGCCCAGGAGGCCTTCAGGGAGCTTCAGGGTGTCAGGCAGGAAACCCTGCTGAGgaaaaaggccgaaaagaaaaAACTCATGGAAGAGGCAGAGGCCAAACTGAGCGCCGAGGTACTCCGGAAGAAAGAGGAGAAAGAGCGGAATCGGCAGATGAAGAAGGGGGCGCCCAAAGTTAAAATGCTGCGCTCTTAG